The DNA window TTGGAAAAATGGAATGATCTCTTCTTGCCAGAAGATACCTTTGTACTCCTTTTTCAGATTAACAAATGGGTTGCTTGCTTTGCTGTGCCATATGTATGGAAGTCCAGTTTTCACTCCATATCCCAAATGGTCGCAGATAACCTGTAAATTCATCAATCAGTTGTAGATCACGATTGAAACAAGGATATATCATAATAATGAAAGGACACTTCTAAATCATGAAGTTAAGAATGTATAAACTAAAActgaaaacaagagaaaaacgaAAAGCCAACTAAGTAGTCAGTTAAGTGATTGTAATAGAAATAGCAATTGATAATGATCATGAAGGTCCTTGACTTGTTGATTTAAGAATTGTTAACAGAAAAGAGAGACATGACTAATATACCTTAATGCACCATCCAGCCCACATATCGTCGTAACGTCCAATAGGCTGACCGTCGCCCATGAGTCCAAAGTACATTGCAGGTCCAATCAGTTCACGGTTGAATGCCAGATTCATACCGCACATGGGGAACAGAGTTCCTTTGGGAATGGTCATAACAGCATCAACAAACCTGATAAATATACTCAAATGACTAAGCAAATGTCCATAAACAAAAGCATATACCATCAGTTAACCACAATGAAGAAGCTAACTACAAACCTAGTGTTCCTCTCATGGGGCTTGACAAGCTGTGTTGGAGCATCATAATCAGGGATGTTGAGCCAGAGGCCATGAGAAACGGCAGTGGGGACACCTTCACGCAGACTGAAAGGGTATCCACGGACGAAATCAGTACCTTCTCTGTATGGATCATAAAGGGTGTTGAAGAAAAATGGAGTGGATGGACTAAGGAGATTCTCAATGTGCTGCTTAAGTGCATTAATTTCATGGCCAGTTGGGTCTTTAGCAACctgcacattaaaatagaaaacatTGAGGAAATCATGAAATATAAAACAATACATTTTGTGAAATTAGTCTTGGAAGATATCAAAGAACCTACTTATAGAAACAATTAGATCCTAGAAAACAACATCAAACATATCATGACAATAAATTGACAAAATGATGTGATACATCACAAGGAATGCTACAGAGAATATGTAAAAGTCAATAGTATGATGTTAGTTGAAAATGGGAAAAACAATAAGAAAATTCACTTTCAATTTGGGTGGAAATCCTTCTGTCCAAAATAGCCCCAAAAGCAAAAGGAAAAGTTTAACAGAAAATCATTCTGTCTACAAGATTTATTCACATCATTTGCCTCAATCATTCCAAAAAGGTCATGAAAACAGGACCCAAATGAATGCTAAAAACCCAAATAGATCCAATTGTGTTTGAAATCATTAGAACTGGATTCAACTCAGATTCAATTCCTGGAAATCAATTCtcatttcaaaatcctaaatcttCCTTGAACTGGATTCAATGCTGTTGATTCAAACAATCAAaactaaaatcaaatcaaatccaacAAAACCGAGTCTAATCAAAATGACAAACAATTTCCAAAGTTAAACTCATTCTCATATttccaaaatttccaaacaaaatcaagcaaaacaaaatcaattcatGAAGTTAAGCCATTCCAAATCCAAACAAACAcactcaattcaaaattcaaatcaagcTTTAAACCATCCATACAAACCCAAACTCAATAAACCAAACAATACTACAATTCTCTCTATACAACAACCCAGATCTAGCTCCAAAACCCCTAAAACCCCAAAAAAAAATCAAGTCAATTCAATTTCAATTAAGTCAAACTCATAAACTTCccgatccaaaaaaaaaaaaaaaaaaacaaacaaaatccaCAAAATCAACACTTACAAAGCAATCATCGTCAATGGTATAGATATACTTCTTCTTCGAAACCATATACCCAAAGCAACGACAAGCAGAATCCTTGAACGAGATACAGCTCGCCTTAGGCCCCAAGATCCTATTAATATCATTCCGATTATACAGCTCATAGTCAAAACCTTCAGGAACCTTGATGACCTTCGTCGGGTCCCCATCCTGAACAATGATGAGATGATACTGCTCAAAAAAGGGTCTCCACATCTCCAAGAAATCAAGGTTACGGATCGTAGGGATGACGATGTCGAGTTCGTCTTTCAAGAGTGGGGTTGGCTTGGATGAAGAAGCCATTGTTGGGAAGAGATCGAATGAGGAGCGGAAGGTGTTTGTGTTTATGTCTGTTTCGGCTCTGTGACTGTGAACGTtactatatataatatatatatactcaAATTACGCGTGATTTGAGTAATTAATGGAAATGGAAAATTGAAAATCTCGTGGATTTTGGGGTTAACGTGGATTTGGGTTTTGTTTTGCCCCGTTTGAAGTTAAGGAGCGGGTTTTGTTTGGTGTATTACAGTGTAGAGAGGTTGATGACCGTAGACGCGTATATCAAACGGGTCGGTGAGTTTGGATTTTTATTGACTTGGTGGGGTCATGGATTCTCTGCAGTCGGCATAAATTTATAGTTACACACAATACAATCAGTGTTTTATCTTattaagttaaaacaaaaattatttttgttttttaaccgTTTAATCCAAATTGGACAATCCATTTTGTCTAGATTGGATGATTAGAGTTACTATGTTAGGAATACGGTTACTAATGTGAGACAAAATTAGGTTTTCGAGgtaaatagaaaaacaaataaaaatttatttttatctttcacAATTTGTTACAAGAATAAACAGCAT is part of the Vicia villosa cultivar HV-30 ecotype Madison, WI linkage group LG2, Vvil1.0, whole genome shotgun sequence genome and encodes:
- the LOC131651761 gene encoding probable UDP-arabinopyranose mutase 1 gives rise to the protein MASSSKPTPLLKDELDIVIPTIRNLDFLEMWRPFFEQYHLIIVQDGDPTKVIKVPEGFDYELYNRNDINRILGPKASCISFKDSACRCFGYMVSKKKYIYTIDDDCFVAKDPTGHEINALKQHIENLLSPSTPFFFNTLYDPYREGTDFVRGYPFSLREGVPTAVSHGLWLNIPDYDAPTQLVKPHERNTRFVDAVMTIPKGTLFPMCGMNLAFNRELIGPAMYFGLMGDGQPIGRYDDMWAGWCIKVICDHLGYGVKTGLPYIWHSKASNPFVNLKKEYKGIFWQEEIIPFFQAATLSKDATSVQKCYIELSKQVKEKLGTIDPYFVKLADAMVTWVEAWDEINNTVSEETASTKASEVAATK